Proteins encoded in a region of the Anopheles ziemanni chromosome 2, idAnoZiCoDA_A2_x.2, whole genome shotgun sequence genome:
- the LOC131294807 gene encoding potassium voltage-gated channel subfamily H member 7, with protein MPVRRGHVAPKTTLIETIIRKFDTHNRSFLVANAQPESCHIIFCSDGFCKMTGFTRAEVMQRSACTDFLQGQMTSVGVMESIKEALRKGEEKHFEILYYRKDGTKFLCSEVIAPIRSEVDDISLFIINFEDLSNPSNPEPIEQVKLSKFDKARASFRQSFRIGHIALRDRGLRLAGYLTPPSDATQEDDEIIAPKHTIESVPANQKTVLKVQGNIWAPMSTPALTRTKELECLPHDMDTLSGPGEIVITAPDTRKNVVLESKEHISSKEMKPEFVQTKSLDFEAQFKYVESAKLIRCFENTHSQTSRGFVEKRAHTVDDFMRGPVSHNARLYFPYVSSESDLQRYKAVPLKQTNNSSAAQDARTSSSLSNVPSDSLKTKDNGSGKYFQGTRQTINMGEKVAQVARKKYVGKTMSEASLRANSCVELSEIRKLDSLLRQCETLSYDDLSSGSNGERELEDYMEQRKRVRQRRNSSGSCICTPPTTTHNKSSLSLLTNLSFLRGARKIMGAVNGHHHHHHHQGGRKPAPALDHPEDCCWLLSQKSFTTKSCSNLPKGVCLHHGQLLCPPAMSDKQRYQHAADNFFSLSESLLSNLRKPRTSHAGCRNACGWEGLSHPPDPATNPPPIRLDESADPPPPNTTHAEERCPNATEVEKDEPEEDNRIVNIIETPSIVPISIRSLNSALSDRLCYTARGAQQRSFDNKSDKSVTHSQANSVKSRSKFSPLSRKVSHKTNSFDTEPAEGAKESLLGHKFEKILPEPVETAQEKWSSVRLSSDSKKNQIKIENHISTHSNLNLNGLSGDKANLGKEVLSLGADVLPEYKLQSPRVHKWTILHYSPFKAVWDWIILLLVMYTAIFTPYVAAFLLSEPDYNSRKNRKYADDPIVIIDLIVDVTFVVDILINFRTTFVNGQDEVVSHPGRIAVHYLSGWFLIDLVAAIPFDLLLVGSDTDELGLDKDETTTLIGLLKTARLLRLVRVARKIDRYSEYGAAVLVLLMATFALIAHWLACIWYAIGNAERPLLKGKIGWLDALAQDTQEYYFPNNTGGGPSVKSRYVTALYFTFTSLTSVGFGNVAPNTDAEKIFTICVMLVGSLMYASIFGNVSAIIQRLYSGTARYHTQMLRVREFIRFHQIPNPLRQRLEEYFQHAWTYTNGIDMNSVLKGFPECLQADICLHLNRNLLNNCSAFEAASPGCLRALSLKFKTTHAPPGDILVHKGDVLTYLYFIARGSIEILKDDVVMAILGKDDIFGENPCIHSTLGKSNSNVKALTYCDLHKIHRDDLLDVLDLFPEFYDSFVNSLEITYNMRDEEQAGVELRHRYMRTGSQDRDSETRSYVRKLNTVHHRPPSNKCDMPNDRSSIGQLSTNFDDDRKFSLSGIINQLKRSIPDLRSHKHQPLTNNCASPNESPKSTHKPTISHHYENPAAAGTVVSSGGVGLGRAPDTVTLSAVSNRACSCSSKPDGPGGAMRVADCTPKSSPDDDIFHHTAPNNSAGCKASDPKHNLGLLSNQVSELTERMVSLETSLKTDIRTILEILHQQQQLQVQMQMQMQQQQQQHVYAQHQQMQQMHPGKTAMSSYQPSESDFSFDMCAPMDPRESQKQQYQHQPSSQRIHVHRSVSQPECTDDRSLFKCSKFSSFNQPMDDTPEGQNWNIFAPIAKLESLDEIDQETKASTSHDKMQ; from the exons GCACCAAGTTTCTATGCTCGGAAGTCATCGCTCCCATACGTTCCGAAGTGGATGACATCTCTCTGTTCATTATCAACTTTGAGGATCTCTCGAATCCGTCGAATCCCGAGCCCATAGAACAAGTAAAGTTAAGCAAAT TTGACAAAGCCAGAGCTAGCTTTCGACAATCATTCCGAATCGGCCATATAGCATTGCGAGATCGTGGTCTACGATTAGCGGGTTACCTCACCCCTCCATCGGACGCTACTCAGGAGGATGACGAAATTATTGCACCAAAACACACAATAGAAAG tgTGCCAGCTAACCAGAAAACGGTTCTCAAGGTGCAAGGAAACATATGGGCGCCAATGTCCACACCTGCTCTTACAAGGACGAAAGAATTGGAATGTCTTCCCCACGACATGGATACCCTTAGCGGGCCTGGGGAGATTGTGATCACTGCTCCAGAT ACGAGGAAAAATGTGGTACTGGAAAGCAAGGAGCACATTTCATCAAAAGAGATGAAACCGGAGTTTGTCCAAACGAAGAGCTTAGACTTTGAAGCACAATTCAAAT ATGTGGAAAGCGCTAAACTTATTCGCTGTTTCGAAAATACACATTCCCAAACAAGCCGTGGATTCGTAGAAAAACGTGCCCATACGGTAGACGATTTTATGAGAG GTCCCGTCAGTCATAACGCCAGGTTGTACTTTCCCTACGTGTCCTCGGAAAGCGATCTTCAACGCTACAAGGCAGTCCCGTTGAAGCAGACAAACAATAGTAGCGCCGCTCAGGACGCGAGGACCAGCTCATCACTTTCAAATGTGCCTTCAGATTCGCTAAAAACAAAG GACAATGGCTCTGGCAAATATTTCCAAGGTACGCGGCAAACCATTAATATGGGGGAGAAGGTGGCACAG GTAGCGAGGAAAAAGTATGTTGGCAAAACCATGTCCGAGGCAAGTTTGCGGGCCAACTCGTGCGTCGAATTGTCCGAGATACGCAAGCTAGACAGTTTGCTGCGGCAGTGCGAGACGCTAAGCTACGACGACCTGTCCTCGGGTAGCAATGGGGAGCGCGAGCTAGAGGACTACATGGAGCAGCGGAAGCGGGTCCGGCAGAGGCGCAACTCTTCCGGCAGTTGCATCTGCAcaccgccgacgacgacgcacAACAAGTCCAGCCTGTCGTTGCTGACGAATCTGAGCTTCCTCCGGGGTGCCAGGAAGATTATGGGTGCGGTGAATgggcaccatcaccatcaccatcaccaggGTGGTCGGAAAccagcaccag CCTTGGACCACCCGGAGGACTGTTGCTGGCTGCTGTCGCAGAAGTCGTTTACCACCAAGAGCTGCTCGAACCTACCGAAGGGTGTGTGCCTGCACCATGGGCAACTGCTCTGTCCGCCGGCCATGTCCGACAAACAGCGCTATCAGCACGCGGCGGACAACTTCTTCAGCCTGTCGGAGAGCCTGCTGTCGAACTTACGCAAACCACGGACGTCCCATGCGGGCTGCCGAAATGCGTGCGGCTGGGAGGGGCTTTCGCACCCGCCAGATCCTGCCACCAATCCACCACCGATACGACTGGACGAGTCAGCCGACCCTCCGCCACCCAACACTACGCACGCGGAAGAACGGTGCCCCAATGCCACCGAGGTTGAAAAAGACGAGCCGGAAGAGGACAATCGGATAGTGAACATCATAGAAACGCCGAGCATCGTGCCGATTTCGATCCGGAGCCTCAACAGTGCCCTGTCCGATCGGCTCTGCTACACCGCCCGGGGGGCTCAGCAGCGGTCGTTCGACAACAAGTCGGACAAGTCGGTGACCCACTCGCAAGCGAACAGCGTCAAGTCGCGCTCGAAGTTCTCGCCGCTGTCGCGCAAGGTCTCGCATAAGACCAACAGCTTCGACACGGAGCCGGCCGAGGGGGCGAAAGAGTCGCTGCTCGGGCACAAGTTTGAAAAGATACTTCCAGAGCCGGTGGAAACA GCACAGGAAAAGTGGTCCAGCGTTCGGCTCAGTTCGGACtcgaagaaaaatcaaatcaaaattgaaaaccatATCTCCACACACTCCAATTTGAACCTCAATGGGCTCAGTGGCGACAAAGCCAACCTGGGAAAAGAG GTACTATCGCTTGGCGCGGACGTCCTGCCGGAGTACAAACTGCAGAGCCCCCGTGTTCACAAATGGACAATACTGCACTACTCACCCTTCAAGGCGGTCTGGGATTGGATAATCCTCTTGTTAGTTATGTACACAGCAATATTTACACCCTACGTGGCTGCGTTTCTGCTTAGCGAGCCGGACTACAACTCACGGAAGAATCGAAAATACGCCGATGATCCAATTGTGATAATTGATTTAATAG TTGACGTAACCTTCGTTGTTGATATATTGATAAACTTTCGCACGACGTTCGTGAATGGGCAGGACGAGGTAGTGTCGCATCCGGGACGGATCGCCGTGCATTATTTGAGCGGCTGGTTTCTCATAGATCTGGTCGCGGCCATACCGTTCGATCTGCTTCTCGTGGGAAGTGACACAGACGAG CTTGGCTTGGACAAAGATGAG ACTACCACCCTGATCGGGCTGTTGAAAACGGCACGGTTGCTCCGGCTGGTACGTGTGGCACGCAAGATAGACCGCTACTCCGAGTACGGTGCGGCCGTGCTGGTACTGTTGATGGCCACCTTCGCCCTGATAGCCCATTGGCTCGCCTGCATATG GTACGCAATCGGAAATGCGGAGAGACCACTGTTGAAGGGAAAGATTGGATGGCTGGACGCGTTAGCGCAGGACACGCAGGAGTACTACTTCCCGAACAACACCGGCGGTGGTCCATCCGTTAAG TCTCGATACGTGACCGCCCTGTACTTTACCTTTACATCGCTTACATCAGTGGGATTCGGCAATGTTGCACCAAATACGGACGCGGAGAAGATATTCACTATATGCGTCATGCTTGTTGGCT CGCTTATGTACGCTAGTATCTTTGGAAATGTTTCCGCCATCATACAGCGGCTTTACTCAGGAACTGCTAGATATCACACCCAGATGCTGCGGGTGCGCGAGTTTATTCGGTTCCACCAG ATTCCAAACCCTCTAAGACAACGGTTGGAGGAGTATTTCCAGCACGCCTGGACCTACACAAACGGAATCGATATGAACTCGGTACTGAAAGGTTTTCCCGAATGCCTGCAGGCGGACATTTGTCTGCATTTGAATAGAAACTTATTAAATAACTGTTCCGCCTTCGAAGCGGCTAGTCCCGGGTGTTTGAG AGCCCTCTCTCTCAAATTTAAAACCACACATGCCCCGCCCGGAGACATCCTAGTGCACAAAGGGGACGTTTTGACGTACCTCTACTTTATAGCCAGAGGGTCAATTGAAATTCTCAAAGACGATGTCGTAATGGCAATTCTAG GCAAAGATGATATTTTTGGCGAAAATCCGTGCATTCACTCGACGTTAGGAAAATCAAATAGTAATGTTAAAGCTCTGACATATTGTGATCTGCATAAAATTCATAGAGATGACTTATTAGACGTGTTAGATTTATTCCCGGAATTTTATGATAGTTTTGTAAATAGTTTGGAAATTACATATAATATGCGAGAT GAAGAACAAGCTGGCGTTGAGTTAAGACACCGGTACATGCGGACCGGATCACAGGATCGCGATAGCGAAACGAGATCGTACGTGAGAAAACT CAATACCGTGCACCATAGACCGCCTAGCAATAAATGTGATATGCCCAATGATAGAAGTTCGATAGGGCAGCTGAGCACCAACTTCGATGATGATCGCAAATTTTCGCTATCCG GAATAATCAATCAATTGAAAAGAAGCATTCCCGATCTTAGATCACACAAACATCAGCCATTAACAAACAACTGCG CATCACCCAACGAAAGTCCAAAAAGTACGCACAAGCCGACAATATCTCATCACTACGAAAATCCGGCCGCTGCTGGAACGGTGGTATCATCCGGTGGTGTCGGTCTGGGCAGGGCCCCGGATACGGTCACGCTAAGTGCGGTCAGCAACCGGGCTTGTAGCTGCAGTTCGAAACCGGACGGTCCGGGTGGAGCGATGCGGGTCGCGGACTGCACACCGAAGAGCAGCCCGGATGATGACATCTTTCATCACACGGCACCGAACAACAGCGCAGGATGTAAAGCGAGCGATCCGAAGCATAATCTGGG ATTACTATCCAACCAAGTTTCCGAGCTGACGGAAAGGATGGTAAGCCTCGAGACGAGCCTCAAGACCGACATTCGCACCATCCTCGAGATcctccaccagcagcagcagcttcaggTGCAGATGCAGATgcaaatgcagcagcagcaacagcagcacgtgTACGCGCAGCACCAGCAAATGCAACAGATGCACCCCGGCAAGACAGCGATGTCTTCGTATCAACCGTCCGAGAGTGATTTCTCCTTTGACATGTGTGCACCGATGGACCCCAGGGAGAGCCAGAAGCAGCAGTATCAACACCAACCATCGTCACAGCGAATACACGTCCATCGATCCGTGTCCCAGCCGGAGTGCACCGATGATCGTAGCTTATTCAA ATGTTCAAAATTTTCATCGTTCAATCAGCCCATGGACGATACACCCGAGGGTCAGAATTGGAATATTTTTGCCCCAATCGCTAAGCTCGAATCGCTGGATGAGATCGATCAG GAAACCAAGGCGTCAACCAGTCACGATAAGATGCAGTAA
- the LOC131294928 gene encoding glycine receptor subunit alpha-2-like, whose translation MRCQYIVSLICFFELWQPATTATTNYQQSLDYDRNVKPGTLTDVSVSLYINRISGVDENKEEISFDVFLQITWEDLRVQPVMASMVGEYVELTKADRDMIWVPDLYIRQLREMKMLTLFEEISSLRLYENSTISLSIGATIIIKCDMDFVLYPLDVQRCPVDFSSYKYPVKDLRFRWRSENALSFPNDFGDGFFRLPKYVVSFYTEKESQIVNYSDDNHSSARLEITLSREVKSYLLENYLPSTLFVSISWGSFVVVPEIVPGRMVLLVTTLLSLITMFDTVRNNSPDALELKCLEVWLISCTLFVFFALMEYFIVLFGIRYDKHWRVAKAQHASSVPPSITLQSAVTMAQSTLDTSINSVSFQRENGLEHSTLKMAGSNKIQPQEHSKPSSASLSNIQDTVQNAQKVSSVMTRKRFRNVADVALMYAGSQRGRLDQLSLIIFPVSFLIFTISYWTMYLTESKKNFK comes from the exons ATGCGTTGCCAGTACATAGTGAG TTTGATCTGTTTCTTCGAACTGTGGCAACCAGCAACGACGGCCACAACTAATTACCAGCAGAGCCTTGACTATGACAGAAACGTAAAACCAG GAACGCTAACAGATGTGTCCGTATCGCTGTACATTAACCGTATATCAGGCGTGGATGAAAACAAGGAA GAAATATCCTTCGATGTCTTCCTGCAAATCACCTGGGAGGATCTGCGCGTGCAGCCGGTCATGGCGAGTATGGTCGGTGAATACGTAGAGCTAACGAAGGCCGACCGAGACATGATATGGGTTCCGGATCTGTATATCAGGCAGCTGcgggagatgaagatgttGACGTTATTCGAGGAAATATCCAGTCTACGGTTATATGAAAACAGTACCATCAGCTTAAGTATAGG GGCAACCATTATTATCAAGTGCGACATGGACTTTGTACTTTATCCATTGGACGTGCAAAGATGTCCGGTCGACTTCAGCAGCT ACAAATATCCCGTGAAAGATCTACGGTTTCGATGGAGATCAGAAAATGCCCTGTCCTTCCCAAACGACTTTGGAGATGGATTTTTCCGGCTTCCAAAATATGTGGTTTCATTCTACACTGAAAAAGAATCACAAATAGTCAATTACAGCGATG ATAATCATAGTTCCGCAAGATTGGAGATCACCTTGTCGCGCGAGGTGAAAAGTTATCTGCTAGAGAACTATCTTCCATCCACATTATTCGTTTCCATCTCCTGGGGATCGTTCGTGGTCGTTCCAGAAATCGTCCCGGGACGCATGGTGCTGCTTGTAACAACGCTACTTTCATTGATCACTATGTTCGATACCGTTAGGAATAACTCACCGGATGCGTTGGAGCTCAAGTGCCTTGAG GTGTGGCTCATATCCTGTACGCTGTTTGTGTTCTTCGCACTAATGGAGTACTTCATCGTGCTCTTCGGCATACGATACGACAAGCACTGGCGCGTTGCAAAGGCACAACACGCCTCATCTGTTCCTCCATCCATCACTTTACAGTCCGCGGTAACGATGGCACAAAGCACACTGGACACTTCC ATAAACTCGGTTTCGTTTCAGCGTGAAAATGGTCTCGAACATTCCACGCTTAAGATGGCTGGAAGTAACAAAATACAGCCACAGGAGCACAGCAAGCCTTCGTCTGCTTCTCTAAGCAATATTCAGGACACGGTACAAAATGCGCAGAAGGTGTCGTCCGTCATGACGAGAAAAAG GTTTCGCAATGTCGCTGATGTGGCACTAATGTACGCCGGTTCGCAACGAGGCCGATTGGATCAGCTATCGCTAATTATTTTCCCTGTTAGCTTCCTAATATTTACCATTTCCTATTGGACTATGTATTTAACTGAATCGaaaaagaatttcaaataG
- the LOC131282288 gene encoding kinesin-like protein KIF23, producing the protein MKTMRQKTPLKVVPKSGIKSRGNSGNSLVKDPVQVYCRVRPPPCDSDLTCLRVTDPHTVVLTPPQIAVNFKVANLKETQYIFKRVFDVSVRQHDVYLSVAQPLVEALVRGRNGLLFTYGVTGSGKTYTMTGDLQHRGIMPRCLDALFRTIADYQAKKFTFKSDRLNGFDVLSEAEILLERQMELNSKLTKSSRKKDLDQEVASQASVDPSEISGIDEDNIYAVFINYVEVYNNSVYDLLEESTIQKTLQSKMVREDSNHNMFVHGVTEVEVKSVEEALELFQIGQKRKRMGHTILNAESSRSHSVFTIRLVQAPVDLQGENVVQDRNAITVSQLSLVDLAGSERTNRTGNTGQRLREAGNINNSLMTLRTCLEILRENQQTGGAKKVPYRDSKITHLFKNYFDGEGQVRMVVCVNPRAEDYDETAQVMKFAEMTQDVQIARPTPVKIDVGLTPGRRKANQLFKLAMNDITEKYQHSPYTTEAITDPTEIDLGLVYSLEPFRVDMKLGSPESDELICKLSEILKLRIQKRKLLGDDFNARQNRFRMNLHKLETENLSLQTNNTAMKGVVEQKQQRIKALETKVELYESTIDELNRRNRQLEEKVASLQTQLNQKSQLLNQKEQEKERQRKKFTSKIAVESEKKNRELEQKLLEQRNKHEDEIREKERRLRLVSEIVQGTPIQRGRSSSLERDPPRVETTPNVKSLVSVYSTPRPGTAVANARHRRSRSTGERWLEHRAVNPVPLGTILQPYYNNSKSVTKLSDKDVVNHKATKYCLISQDADTEGELETKLYKGDVIPTSGGGAQIVFNDVECLKQYSPTKTPPSRKRSSNFITPSAPPLAEIQNTNSKCSTAIEGHAAGAQNKRSKH; encoded by the exons ATGAAGACGAT GCGTCAGAAAACTCCGCTAAAAGTGGTACCGAAGTCGGGCATCAAAAGCCGTGGAAATTCTGGCAACAGCTTGGTAAAAGATCCTGTTCAAGTCTACTGCCGCGTCCGGCCACCACCATGCGATTCCGATCTTACCTGTTTGCGTGTTACGGATCCCCATACGGTCGTCTTGACACCGCCACAAATCGCCGTCAACTTTAAGGTGGCCAATTTAAAGGAAACTCAGTACATTTTCAAGCGAGTTTTCGACGTATCGGTTCGACAGCATGATGTGTACCTGAGCGTGGCTCAGCCATTGGTTGAGGCGTTGGTGCGAGGGCGGAATGGATTGCTGTTTACTTACGGGGTCACCGGAAGCGGGAAAACATACACCATGACCGGTGATCTGCAGCATCGCGGCATAATGCcccgatgtttggatgctctGTTTCGCACGATAGCCGATTATCAGGCCAAGAAGTTTACGTTCAAATCGGATCGCTTGAACGGATTCGATGTTCTCTCGGAAGCGGAAATTCTACTCGAGCGTCAGATGGAACTGAACTCGAAACTGACGAAGTCATCTCGTAAGAAAGACCTGGATCAGGAGGTGGCTTCGCAGGCATCAGTAGATCCTTCCGAGATAAGTGGCATCGATGAGGATAACATTTACGCGGTCTTTATAAACTACGTTGAAGTGTACAACAACTCTGTGTATGATTTACTCGAGGAGTCGACCATTCAAAA GACGCTTCAAAGTAAAATGGTACGGGAAGACAGCAATCACAACATGTTCGTACACGGTGTTACAGAGGTGGAGGTCAAATCGGTAGAGGAAGCATTGGAACTATTCCAGATCggccaaaaacgaaaacgtaTGGGACATACTATACTGAATGCGGAATCGAGCCGTTCTCATTCCGTTTTCACGATACGGCTTGTGCAGGCTCCGGTGGACCTGCAAGGAGAGAACGTAGTGCAGGACCGCAATGCAATTACCGTTAGTCAGCTGTCGCTCGTAGATCTAGCGGGAAGTGAGCGTACGAATCGTACCGGAAACACCGGGCAAAGGCTGCGCGAAGCTGGGAATATCAACAATAGTCTGATGACGCTGAGGAcatgtttggaaattttgCGCGAAAATCAGCAGACGGGTGGTGCGAAGAAGGTTCCGTACCGTGATTCGAAGATAACGCATCTTTTCAAGAATTACTTCGATGGTGAGGGTCAGGTGCGCATGGTCGTGTGCGTGAATCCCCGCGCAGAGGACTACGATGAGACGGCGCAGGTGATGAAGTTCGCTGAAATGACCCAGGACGTGCAGATAGCGCGTCCGACACCAGTAAAGATAGATGTAGGTTTGACTCCAGGGCGTCGCAAGGCAAACCAACTGTTCAAATTAGCCATGAATGATATTACCGAAAAATATCAGCACTCGCCATACACCACTGAAGCGATCACGGACCCAACGGAGATCGATCTAGGACTAGTTTACAGTCTAGAACCGTTCCGCGTGGATATGAAACTGGGTTCGCCGGAGAGCGACGAGCTGATCTGTAAGCTGTCCGAGATACTAAAGTTGAGAATCCAGAAGCGAAAGTTGCTAGGAGACGATTTCAACGCGCGTCAAAACCGTTTCCGAATGAATCTGCACAAACTAGAGACAGAAAACTTGTCTTTGCAGACGAACAACACCGCGATGAAGGGCGTAGTCGAGCAAAAGCAGCAAAGGATCAAGGCGTTGGAGACTAAGGTCGAGCTTTACGAAAGCACGATCGACGAGCTGAACCGCCGGAATCGTCAGTTGGAAGAAAAGGTGGCCTCATTGCAAACCCAGCTCAACCAGAAATCGCAACTGCTGAACCAGaaagaacaagaaaaggaGCGGCAGCGTAAAAAGTTCACTTCGAAAATAGCTGTGGAgtcggagaagaaaaaccggGAGCTGGAACAGAAACTGCTCGAGCAGCGGAACAAGCACGAGGACGAAATACGCGAGAAAGAAAGGCGGCTGCGATTGGTGTCTGAAATAGTTCAGGGAACTCCCATACAACGTGGACGGTCCAGCAGTCTCGAAAGGGATCCGCCCAGAGTGGAAACGACGCCGAATGTGAAGTCTTTGGTTTCCGTATACTCGACACCAAGA cCTGGAACAGCTGTTGCGAATGCTAGGCATCGACGTTCACGCTCCACCGGTGAGCGCTGGTTGGAGCATCGAGCAGTAAATCCCGTACCGTTGGGAACAATCCTACAACCGTACTACAACAACTCGAAGTCAGTTACCAAACTGAGTGACAAGGACGTGGTGAACCATAAGGCAACAAAATATTGTCTCATCTCGCAAGATGCTGACACCGAGGGCGAGCTGGAAACGAAACTTTACAAGGGTGATGTCATTCCCACCAGCGGCGGTGGGGCGCAGATTGTGTTCAACGATGTGGAGTGTCTAAAACAGTATTCACCGACAAAAACACCGCCCAGCCGTAAAAGGTCTAGCAACTTTATCACACCTTCTGCTCCACCGCTAGCTGAAATACAGAATACTAACTCGAAGTGCAGCACTGCTATCGAAGGTCATGCCGCCGgagcacaaaacaaacgatcgaAACATTAA
- the LOC131282289 gene encoding THUMP domain-containing protein 1 homolog has translation MSDPKRIKLDSSGNGKWKKGKDGKRNYYAKAGENGGGKPARERYLKPGHRGFLITCNGRVRDCVRDSYRILNEYADEFYGPQEQAKETEDGKQVAAATEAEEQEEEDISIKLQKEAEAAGQKSDKAFRFQNVDSGATNCLFIQTSLENPNEIGYKLMKDLSATKKHKSRFILRMLPIEAVCRANLKDIMDTVGALCDRYFLKEPKSYAIIFHRRLNNELSRDDVIRELADLITAKNAGNKANLKNPDLAVIVEVIKGLCCIGILQEYYQLRKYNLAEIVAQTQAPPPTEAGPARTEDSENEQKVDEEAASTASKEPKAEDSSRSADILE, from the coding sequence ATGTCCGATCCTAAGAGAATAAAGCTAGATTCATCTGGCAATGGCAAGTGGAAGAAAGGCAAGGATGGGAAACGAAACTACTATGCCAAGGCTGGCGAAAATGGTGGAGGAAAGCCGGCTCGGGAGCGTTACCTCAAGCCTGGCCATCGTGGCTTCCTGATAACTTGTAACGGTCGGGTACGGGATTGCGTGCGGGATAGCTACCGTATCTTAAACGAATATGCAGATGAGTTCTACGGCCCCCAGGAACAGGCGAAGGAAACAGAAGACGGCAAACAAGTAGCAGCTGCTACCGAAGCAgaggagcaggaggaggaagatATATCGATTAAACTGCAAAAGGAAGCAGAGGCGGCTGGTCAAAAGAGCGACAAAGCTTTTCGCTTCCAGAACGTGGACAGTGGTGCCACGAACTGTCTTTTCATACAGACCAGCCTCGAAAACCCTAACGAAATAGGCTACAAGTTGATGAAAGATTTAAGCGCCACGAAGAAACACAAGTCTCGCTTCATACTGCGAATGCTGCCAATCGAAGCGGTTTGTCGCGCAAACCTGAAAGACATTATGGATACGGTAGGAGCACTGTGTGATCGTTACTTTCTGAAGGAACCGAAATCGTATGCCATCATTTTTCACCGACGACTGAACAATGAGCTTTCCAGAGATGATGTCATCCGCGAATTGGCCGATCTTATAACCGCCAAAAATGCTGGTAATAAGGCCAACTTGAAAAATCCTGATCTGGCGGTGATCGTTGAAGTTATCAAAGGGCTTTGCTGCATTGGGATACTGCAAGAATATTACCAACTACGGAAGTACAATTTGGCGGAAATAGTAGCTCAAACACAAGCGCCACCACCTACTGAAGCCGGCCCAGCCCGCACTGAGGACAGTGAAAACGAGCAAAAAGTAGATGAAGAAGCAGCTTCGACAGCCAGCAAAGAGCCAAAAGCGGAGGACTCATCAAGAAGCGCAGATATACTtgaataa